The Isoalcanivorax indicus genome has a segment encoding these proteins:
- a CDS encoding dihydrofolate reductase, producing the protein MSDLDQPLSLSLMVARAANGCIGRDNKLPWYLPNDLKYFKQVTTGKPIIMGRKTWESLRGPLPGRTNIVITRQPDYAADGARVVPSLEAAIHLAEQVALIDGASEAVIIGGAEIYALALPKVDRLYVTEVHADVSGDAFFPDYPRDVWLEVGREDFTAQPPNEYDYSFVVYARRA; encoded by the coding sequence ATGAGCGATCTGGATCAACCCCTGTCCCTGTCCCTGATGGTGGCGCGTGCTGCCAACGGCTGTATCGGCCGGGACAACAAGCTGCCCTGGTACCTGCCCAACGACCTGAAATATTTCAAACAGGTCACCACTGGCAAGCCGATCATCATGGGCCGCAAGACCTGGGAATCCCTGCGCGGGCCCTTGCCGGGGCGCACCAATATCGTGATCACCCGGCAGCCGGATTATGCAGCCGACGGCGCGCGCGTGGTGCCATCACTGGAGGCGGCGATCCACCTGGCGGAGCAGGTGGCGCTGATTGATGGGGCCAGTGAGGCGGTGATCATCGGCGGCGCCGAGATTTACGCGCTGGCCTTGCCCAAGGTCGATCGCCTGTACGTGACCGAGGTGCATGCCGACGTGAGCGGCGATGCCTTCTTCCCCGACTATCCCCGCGACGTCTGGCTGGAGGTCGGCCGCGAGGATTTCACGGCCCAGCCGCCCAATGAATATGACTACAGCTTTGTGGTCTATGCCCGCCGTGCCTGA